Within the Portunus trituberculatus isolate SZX2019 chromosome 26, ASM1759143v1, whole genome shotgun sequence genome, the region acaagactgaatgTTTGATAGTGGGTAAGAATAAGGACTTAAAAAAGATTGATATGTCCACATTATGTATTGGGTGAAGcagagtaaggttaggttaggttaggttaaataagataaaatacagcaaagttaggtcaggttaggccaggtcaggtcaggcaGGGTCAGGTCAGGCAAGGTCAGGGCACCACAGCAGAAACAACACTAGGGGAGCAGTTTTCTGGCTTGATACAGTAATGCTGGGTGGGATGGAACACCAAGCTACCAGGGCAGGTGTTGAGGGTGGCCTCGACTCCGGCACTGGGGCAGTTCAGATAGCGCGGGTCGCAGTATGGGCAGACTGGGAAGAAACCCGTTTCTGTGCAGGTGAGGGACTCGTTGCAGGTGGAGGAGGgcggggtggtggtgttggacgAGTTGCTGTTGCAGATTTTCACACACTCCGCATCGCTGGTACACTCCCCTAGCTGGAGGTTGAAATTCTTGCCGACCGGACAGTCAAACCCATATATCTCATCAGGAACTGCATCACCCTCAATGCACAAATAGAATCGGTGGCAGTCATTGGGATCAGGGACGACTTTGCCCAAGTCATCGGTGGTACAGTACGGCTTACATATCCTATGGCAACAGTTCGCATCGTCGTCTCCACATTTACTGCCATCGAAAAAGCTGTGTTCAGGAGGACACGTGAAGGGACCCTGAACTGACCCAGCGAAACAGACATGGTACTTGGAACAATCAATATCTGATATGTACTCCAGCTGACCACTACCGGCATCAAATTTACAGGTCAGCTTGCAGTCTAagggctcaccaccaccaccactgccgcatGTATTCTCACATGGAGTCGTTTCTTCAACACAACCTCCCTGAGTTTCATTGAAGTATTTCCCTTCATCGCAGGGTACAGAGTGGTCCGACGGGATGCCGTCATCTAAACACACATAGTAGTAGGTGCAGTTATTAGGGTCTGCCACTTGGTCCAGGAAACTGTGTCCGGTGCAGTCTGGTGAGCAAAAATCTGACACCACGCCATGCGCCTGGGAAAGATTGACCAAGGTTACCGCTGATCACAGACACTAAACACCTCATTACATCTTTACAAGGCTGTCAGGtaattagtttctttttttacaatGTAAGGTTTTTACGGGAATTACAGGCTAGAGGAGGTATTTTGGGTACTCCCTATGTGAAAGTCCACCCGTTAAGGAACCATTatcccgagtaaggaagcccttcCTACATTCGAACAATAgccaggattcaaacccataCACTTGATCCCTCCTTCCCCAAAACACGCGTGGTTCCGCTGTACcatggcaagaggaggaggaggaggaggaggaggaggaggaggaggaggaggaggaggaggaccaggaggagaggaaagataaagacaaggaggaggaaaagcagtaaTAGGAGGAATagcagtaagagaaggaggaggaggaggaggaatacaaaggaatacaaaggaaggaacagacagcaacagtcctactgggcctaacgaggctgtctgtgtgcctatgctaccaccaGAGATGTTATAAGTTAGAGggtgaaggacatcagggttcaaggaagaagaaaagaggccacagggagagaaagtcaaagatgtgataggaaagattgaaggagaagtgacactatctggtacagtaactacaaacaaacaaaggatagcttatgaaggcgcaaagtacgtcaattgaggggttaatgtgaagtgaatgtccaacctttttttaaaagtttctatcgtattgctagggacaacatgtgctgggagagagttccacacatttacaattctattgaagaaataatgttttgcctcgtctgacctgaaacgtttacctgtaatcttgtagccattatttctagtggtgttggagctgtcaatggtgagatagttgtttacatttatgttatcaaagccccggaacattttaaatagttcaatcaaatctcctcgcatacgccgcttctctaaactgaacaagttgagttccctcaagcgctcctcgtaaggcttgtttcgcagtcgtgggatcaatttggtgactcttctttggactctctccaggttgtctatatctttcctatagtggggtgaccagaactggacacagtattcaagatgaggtcggacgagtgcattaaacaatgtgagaataaccccttctgatttaaattgaaaAGTTCTACCGATAAAaagctcatctgccacttgtctgaccaagtggctaagcggtccagatctgattgtagttttcttttctcctccgacgtgactactttattcattactttagtatcatcagcaaacttacttactttacaggtgaggccctcatcgatatcattaacataaataaggaaaagaaccggGCCaagcacagaggaggaggaggaggaggaggagaggaaagataaagacaaggaggaggaaaagcaataaTAGGAGGAGTAGCAGTATTAGAATTAGTAGAAACAGCAGTAGAAGTAAGAGAAgacgtaagaggaggaagaggagtggaaggaaataaaaaagtaaagaaggaaaaaacaagaaaaaaggtaaagggagaaggagagacgaaTAACTAAAGTaaattcgacacacacacatacacacaaacacacacacacacacacacacacacacacacacacaaacacacttaccaccaccaccaccactgccaccaccaccaccatcagccctTGCAGAGTCTTCATGGCTGCTAAACCTGAGGTAATATTGTAGGCTGGCTTGACCATGCCCCTTTATATagagccaaacacacacacacacacacacacacgtactatcTTTTGTATACGTAGGTGTTTCCGGTGATAGTGATtagataaagtagaaaaaaaaagatcaccaTTTCTCAGCTCCCctgggtaaggtaaggttaggttaagttgggccAAGTTACGTTAGCTTAGTTTGAATAAGATAAGATTCAgaaaatttaggttaggttaggttaggtcaggtcaggttaggcaaTGTTAGGGCCCCACAGCACACTCACACCGCAGGAACAGCATTAGGGGAGTAGTTTTCTGGCTTGATGCAATAATGCTAGGTGGGATGAAACGCCAGTTCACCGGGGGCATGTCTTGAGGGTGGCCTCGTccccgtggtacagtggaaccctgcgtgctttgacgtccgaggagtctccaagcgcaccgATTCGGATCCtgcccacggtccgagtgtaggttgggcttcctcactcgggcaatggtttcctagcgggtgggctttgagataggaggtgccacaaaagTATCACCTTTACCCCAGAGATTctcgtgaaaagtccacatggtagaaataaaataaataaataaataaaaggttagGCAGCGCGGGTCACAGTACGGACAGGCTGGGAAGTAACCCGTTTTGGTGCAGAGAGGTGATCAAACAAGTCGTTAACATTAAGCTGTGATGGATACCAAACTGAATCACTAAATTTGCTCACGTGTCCAAAAGTTCATTAAGACAGAAACAGAACTCGTTTACGAAAATACACACCTTTTATTGCGGTAACCGGGCTTGCAAGAGAGAACTGAAATAGCATAAGGCTGGTGGTTATCCTGCCTATCCCACTATCACATGACATATTGGATGCAAGTTTATACTGAAATGTATATACGGAATATTCCTGTTAGTCGTATTAATGGTAACTCACTCAATCAACTCGCCAGCAAGAAACTCCAGGTAACCTTTAACCACTTTCCAAACTGTTCCCACACACTGACTCCACAGCACGACCACCTCCCTGGACATAACGctgggtgactggtgactgatcAGTGAAGATGACATCACTGTGACTaatgaatcaccaccaccacatgcacCAATTACCACACAAAGGGTCCATACAAAGCAATCCGTAAGATTAATCTATTCCCATATTCCATACAGAATCAGGACACTCCTACATCAACATTGTTCCATACAGAAGCCATTGTCAATACATGGGATTATATCAACAAGTTATTCAGAACAGTAACTCGACACGTTAGAAACAATACACTGTAGAAAGAAACATTAAATATACTTGGTATTTCACACCTGGGTTGTACACTACCCTCACCAATAATTCACCAAcaacatatctttttttatgttgtggcctatagcgcctgtaggttttacttgaagagtatgtatgggagGCGCTGTTCTGtctccgcccattagtggcgcagggaattttatttatagtggtgggcatattagggcccatatcaccacccaagtgcatctttggtgtaaccacctagaacctgcatgggtatcatggtgacatgtagctgactttaaaccactccacaaatggcatagtttcaaggcggtacgtggtgggatttgaacttatgcgtggacgtctgcccaattcCACACGCTCACCATTCTACTTGTCTATCACCAATACCTCAAGATCTACACTTGAATCCAGTCatagtatacatacatacatacatacatacatacatacatacacgcatacatacataaacgagggaggaaagaatacaGTGATACATGTGCAGGTTTATTCACAATCATACATCTAAACATACAATGTGaggtatacatacacacatatacatttgtgggccttttttttttttgttgttcttgatcaATTTCCcgtctaacataaaaaaagacatacatacatacatacatacatacatacatacatatgagtAAGTTAAGCGTCACTGTATGCATGTATAAAATTCACTGGTTtttgtattatgtattatttcaTACATAACAATaacttttccattttattcaccaCACATTTCCTCACTACACGGAGTTACTTGCATTACAATCACTCCATTCATTAACGCCCGAATTACACATTCCATTACATATACAAACCATACCTATATAATTAGACATTGTAATCtaattgtttttagttttctttgttaCATTATTGTCTCATAGtttctggtagtagtagtgatagtagtggtaagggacgggatagtagtagtagtagtagtagtagtagtagtagtagtagtagtagtagtagtgtcaagATTAGGTGACATTAAGTTGGGTGAAGcagagtaaggttaggttaggttaggttaaataagataaaatacagcaaagttaggtcaggttaggccaggtcaggtcaggcaGGGTCAGGTCAGGCAAGGTCAGGGCACCACAGCAGAAACAACACTAGGGGAGCAGTTTTCTGGCTTGATACAGTAATGCTGGGTGGGATGGAACACCAAGCTACCAGGGCAGGTGTTGAGGGTGGCCTCGACTCCGGCACTGGGGCAGTTCAGATAGCGCGGGTCGCAGTATGGGCAGACTGGGAAGTAACCCGTTTCTGTGCAGGTGAGGGACTCGTTGCAGGTGGAGGAGGGCGGGGTGGTGGTCTCGGACGAGTTGCTGTTGCAGATTTTCACACACTCCGCGTCGCTGGTACACTCCCCTAGCTGGAGGTTGAAATTCTTGCCGACCGGACAGTCAAACCCATATATCTCATCAGGAACTGCATCGTCCTCAGTGCAGAAGTAGAACCGGCGGCAGTTATTGGGATCAGGGACGACTTTATCCTTCTCAGGGCAGTGCGGCTTACATATCTTATTGCAGCAGGTCGTAGGGTCGTCCCCACACGTTTTGGAAGGACCGTCGAAATAGGGGTGGTCGGCCGGGCACGTGAAGGGACCTTGAGCTGACCCGGCAAAACAGACATAGTACTTGGAACAGTCAATATCCGATACCACTTCCAGGTCACTGCCAGTCGTAGTAAAGGTACAGGTCACCGTGCAGCCTAAGGAATCACCACTGCTACCGTCGCATTTATTCGTACAAGGTGGGGAGGGCATAACATCGCATTGATTAGCAGTGTCATCGAAGTATTCCCCTTCACCGCAGGGTAAAGGATGGTCTGACTCGATGCCgtcacc harbors:
- the LOC123509289 gene encoding peritrophin-48-like isoform X2, translated to MKTLQGLMVVVVAVVVVAHGVVSDFCSPDCTGHSFLDQVADPNNCTYYYVCLDDGIPSDHSVPCDEGKYFNETQGGCVEETTPCENTCGSGGGGEPLDCKLTCKFDAGSGQLEYISDIDCSKYHVCFAGSVQGPFTCPPEHSFFDGSKCGDDDANCCHRICKPYCTTDDLGKVVPDPNDCHRFYLCIEGDAVPDEIYGFDCPVGKNFNLQLGECTSDAECVKICNSNSSNTTTPPSSTCNESLTCTETGFFPVCPYCDPRYLNCPSAGVEATLNTCPGSLVFHPTQHYCIKPENCSPSVVSAVVP
- the LOC123509289 gene encoding peritrophin-48-like isoform X1, whose amino-acid sequence is MKTLQGLMVVVVAVVVVVAHGVVSDFCSPDCTGHSFLDQVADPNNCTYYYVCLDDGIPSDHSVPCDEGKYFNETQGGCVEETTPCENTCGSGGGGEPLDCKLTCKFDAGSGQLEYISDIDCSKYHVCFAGSVQGPFTCPPEHSFFDGSKCGDDDANCCHRICKPYCTTDDLGKVVPDPNDCHRFYLCIEGDAVPDEIYGFDCPVGKNFNLQLGECTSDAECVKICNSNSSNTTTPPSSTCNESLTCTETGFFPVCPYCDPRYLNCPSAGVEATLNTCPGSLVFHPTQHYCIKPENCSPSVVSAVVP
- the LOC123509289 gene encoding peritrophin-48-like isoform X3, with the protein product MATRLQAHGVVSDFCSPDCTGHSFLDQVADPNNCTYYYVCLDDGIPSDHSVPCDEGKYFNETQGGCVEETTPCENTCGSGGGGEPLDCKLTCKFDAGSGQLEYISDIDCSKYHVCFAGSVQGPFTCPPEHSFFDGSKCGDDDANCCHRICKPYCTTDDLGKVVPDPNDCHRFYLCIEGDAVPDEIYGFDCPVGKNFNLQLGECTSDAECVKICNSNSSNTTTPPSSTCNESLTCTETGFFPVCPYCDPRYLNCPSAGVEATLNTCPGSLVFHPTQHYCIKPENCSPSVVSAVVP
- the LOC123509272 gene encoding probable chitinase 10 gives rise to the protein MRSLQRFMVVVGHGVVADSCLPDCTGHSFLDKVADPNNCTNYYVCFGDGIESDHPLPCGEGEYFDDTANQCDVMPSPPCTNKCDGSSGDSLGCTVTCTFTTTGSDLEVVSDIDCSKYYVCFAGSAQGPFTCPADHPYFDGPSKTCGDDPTTCCNKICKPHCPEKDKVVPDPNNCRRFYFCTEDDAVPDEIYGFDCPVGKNFNLQLGECTSDAECVKICNSNSSETTTPPSSTCNESLTCTETGYFPVCPYCDPRYLNCPSAGVEATLNTCPGSLVFHPTQHYCIKPENCSPSVVSAVVP